One window of the Pyrus communis chromosome 17, drPyrComm1.1, whole genome shotgun sequence genome contains the following:
- the LOC137722689 gene encoding scarecrow-like protein 22 has protein sequence MPFQFQQGKAVVEITTASLPAIFTDSSCSKYKDGGFFNHHHHSFPTGEPNSVLHMRRSPSPPTSASTLSASFNKGGGGGDKSTSLAAVTLPAVGPASSKDEWACELQSIRSGGLEAVTGSGGGVERCGLGLGGLEDWETMLSETAASPAHDQSLLRWIAGDVDDMSCGLKHLLQRGNGNHHNSPIDFDGNAGLGIVDQGPNFDLIGSSGVSVPNFGFAGSGFSNGVNNGSNGKVGFVPPRSGSFGLLNYKVSNVGLMHNNGGTNSVNCNIQNPIFSNSSNTVALPVSLPAVYGQQQFESSPDEKPQILNPQLFMNNQTQQPQNPNFFMPLAYAQQEQYHLLQSQPKRHNSGSNVNLSTHQIQKGQFSDPRHDIFVRHQQQQQLGFAQGMQFLPQQHHIQQKPLMVPKQTVVLGNGEEMTHQQQQQQLQDTLLDQLYKAAELVGTGNFSHAQGILARLNHQLSPVGKPLQRAAFYFKEALQLLMNNPATFPPPRTRTPFDVFFKMGAYKVFSEVSPLLQFVNFTCNQALLEALSDADQIHIVDFDIGFGAHWASFIQELPTRNRGVSAPSLRITAFASPSTHHPVELGLMRDNLTQFANEIGISFELDVVNLDYLDQNSYSLPIIQTNDGEAVVVNFPIWSTSNQPAALPNVLRFLKQLSPKIVVSLDRGCDRSDLPFPQHILQALQSYINLLESLDAINVTSDAVSKIERFLLQPKIESTVLGRLRTPDKMPIWKTLFASAGFTPVPFSNFTETQAECVVKRNPARGFHVEKRQESLILCWQHRELISASAWRC, from the coding sequence AGACGGCGGCTTTTTCAACCACCACCATCACAGCTTTCCGACCGGCGAGCCCAACTCTGTTCTTCATATGAGAAGAAGCCCGAGCCCACCCACTTCGGCTTCCACTCTCTCTGCGTCTTTTAACAAAGGCGGTGGTGGCGGTGACAAATCGACGTCGCTGGCTGCGGTGACTCTGCCTGCTGTGGGTCCAGCGTCGTCGAAAGACGAGTGGGCCTGCGAGCTCCAGTCGATTCGGAGCGGCGGATTGGAGGCCGTGACCGGATCGGGAGGAGGGGTCGAGAGATGCGGCCTTGGGCTTGGCGGGTTGGAGGATTGGGAGACTATGCTCTCCGAAACGGCAGCGTCTCCGGCTCACGACCAGTCTCTGCTGAGGTGGATAGCCGGGGATGTGGACGACATGTCGTGTGGACTCAAGCACCTGTTGCAGAGGGGGAACGGCAACCACCACAACAGCCCCATTGATTTCGACGGCAATGCCGGGTTGGGAATCGTCGATCAGGGTCCTAATTTTGATCTAATTGGGAGCAGCGGCGTTTCGGTCCCGAATTTCGGGTTCGCCGGTTCGGGGTTTTCGAACGGCGTTAACAATGGCAGCAATGGGAAGGTGGGTTTTGTTCCTCCCAGGTCTGGGTCTTTTGGTTTGCTAAATTACAAGGTTTCAAATGTTGGGTTGATGCACAACAATGGCGGCACCAACAGTGTCAATTGCAACATTCAAAACCCCATTTTCTCGAATTCGTCCAACACTGTGGCTCTGCCGGTCTCTTTGCCTGCGGTTTACGGGCAGCAGCAATTCGAGAGCAGCCCGGACGAGAAGCCGCAGATTCTGAACCCGCAGCTTTTCATGAACAACCAGACTCAGCAGCCACAAAACCCGAACTTTTTCATGCCACTGGCGTATGCCCAGCAAGAACAGTACCACCTGCTTCAGTCCCAGCCCAAACGCCACAACTCCGGCTCGAATGTAAACCTGAGTACTCATCAGATCCAAAAGGGTCAGTTTTCTGATCCGAGACACGACATTTTTGTGAgacaccagcagcagcagcaattgGGGTTTGCTCAAGGGATGCAGTTTCTACCTCAGCAGCATCACATTCAGCAGAAGCCGTTGATGGTGCCGAAACAGACGGTTGTGCTGGGAAATGGTGAAGAAATGACccaccagcagcagcaacaacagctCCAGGATACTTTGCTCGACCAGCTCTATAAGGCTGCAGAACTGGTAGGGACTGGGAACTTTTCACACGCGCAAGGGATATTGGCGCGGCTCAATCACCAGCTTTCCCCTGTTGGAAAGCCCCTTCAGAGGGCTGCTTTCTATTTCAAGGAGGCTTTGCAACTCCTCATGAACAATCCTGCCACCTTTCCGCCACCGAGAACTCGGACCCCATTTGATGTCTTCTTCAAAATGGGGGCATACAAAGTGTTCTCTGAAGTTTCTCCGCTCCTTCAGTTTGTCAATTTCACCTGCAACCAGGCTCTCCTTGAGGCCCTCTCAGACGCTGATCAGATTcacattgttgattttgatattGGGTTTGGCGCTCATTGGGCATCATTTATTCAGGAGCTTCCTACCCGGAATAGGGGTGTTTCTGCCCCTTCACTCAGAATCACTGCCTTTGCCTCCCCTTCAACACACCACCCAGTTGAGCTCGGGCTTATGCGTGATAATTTGACACAATTTGCTAATGAGATTGGTATAAGTTTTGAGCTCGACGTGGTTAACCTTGATTATCTGGACCAAAACTCTTACTCCCTGCCCATTATTCAAACCAACGATGGTGAGGCAGTTGTTGTGAATTTCCCCATTTGGTCTACTTCGAATCAACCGGCTGCTTTACCAAATGTCCTTCGCTTTTTGAAGCAGCTATCTCCCAAAATTgtggtgtccttggatagaggTTGCGATCGAAGTGACCTCCCGTTCCCGCAGCACATTCTGCAGGCCCTCCAGTCCTACATAAACCTTTTGGAGTCACTTGATGCGATTAATGTGACTTCTGATGCTGTGAGCAAGATTGAGAGGTTCCTCCTTCAGCCCAAGATTGAGAGCACTGTTCTGGGGCGTCTCAGAACCCCGGACAAGATGCCCATTTGGAAAACACTCTTTGCCTCTGCCGGTTTCACTCCTGTACCCTTCAGTAACTTCACTGAAACTCAGGCGGAATGTGTGGTGAAGAGGAATCCAGCAAGGGGATTCCATGTTGAGAAGCGTCAAGAGTCACTTATTCTATGCTGGCAGCATCGAGAGCTCATCTCAGCTTCAGCTTGGAGGTGCTGA